Within the Glycine max cultivar Williams 82 chromosome 12, Glycine_max_v4.0, whole genome shotgun sequence genome, the region agTTTTTTTCAGATGTAAAAacggatttttttaaaactaaaaagattcataataaaatttactGTTAGCTTGAAAGAAACAATAGATGCCACCGGGTGAAAATAAGTTAAACTGAATTAAGTTTTGCTTAAATAAGTTtagccttttaaaaaaattcatcactTAAGTCTATTATTGTTataggtttttatttttaagtctgATGTAATCTATTGAAATGCATGTCTTAATATGTTAGCAgcctattttatattaattttttgatataGGTCTAATTTCTCTTCACATGAGCCAACAGATTcataaaacattgaaaaaaaatatatatgtaaatcaaattatattctataaaaatttaaaccatTATTActcaaaacatgctacaaaGGTGGAAATGAGTGAAGTGGGTTTTATAAAGAGCCACCGTAtgataacttaattttaaaaaataaaattattttgtaataagcccttataaatttttatcactCAATAAGCTTATTTTACTTAGGTCAACATAtgcttaatattttaaaaaagtaaataaatatacGATTTTCATGCATTATAACAGtttgaatataataataatataataaaaaatagacttTATATTCTTAAATAGTTTAGTTTGTtaggcttaattttttttttaaatggtctACATCCACTTTTAACCAAATAGATTTTTATAAACGTCCAGGTTTGgcttgtttttaaaaaagtttgacTTAATCTAGATATGATATAAGTTAGTCCTTTAGAGTTAGGATTATGTCAGACAATTTGATATATTCCTACCCTTAGATACCACAAAGTAAATGTActtttctaatttaatataaaataaattattcataattaattgtGTGCTTGTTTTGGTGTATGTATAGAATTGTGTTTACAACTTAAATTTATCCTATTTCCACTTCAAATTAGAGAAATATGTAAAACCTATGAGAGTAACTTCATTATTGAAATATTAAGGGTGGGTGTATGGACCTGGATTCCCAGACCAGTTTGATAAGCTTGAGGATTGCACAGATAACGAATCTATTTTATAAGAATCCCCATGATCATAGGAAAATTTAGGTCTAGTCCATGAAACCCAAGGACTTCATAGTTTTAATCTGCAAGCTCACGGACTAGCATGTGAATCCTTAACTATTGTGTTGTGAGGAAACACTAACAAAGGAGAGGACTCTTCAGTTCACTTACTCAAATAAATAAGCCCTAACTCACACTCGTGCCTCCCCTCCTTTAATGCTTCCTTGCGTCGTCCTCCTTCACCCTTTAGGTAATCGTTGAAGATAGTTGTAATGCCTCTGATTATTGATGTCTTGACGACTCACACTCTATCACTCTTCAAATGGTGGCATTTCCCTCCACTTCTCATTGGTCAGTATCCTCCACCGGTCAGAATCCTTCGTAGGTAGTCATTTTTGAGACATCGACAACTAGTTCTGACACTACTTGACTGCTCTCAATATTATTGATTGTTCCCACAAACCAACATGAGACTTTTAacatgttttgtcttcactcaCACGTTTTCTGAAAACACTTCCCAGAAGGCTACTCATCCCATAATTGCTTCAAGGCAAACACACTTAACTTTGGAGTTCTTAAGTGACGGACTACCAAAAAGGAGATGCATCTTGTTAGTATAggtaatatcaattaatttttttaagtcatcCTCAATTGTACAGTTTCATACTTGTATAGAGGGATCCAAAGATTGTACAAGTATGATATTGTACAATTGAAGAtgacttaaaggaattaattagtATTATCTATACAACAAAATGCATATACTTTTTGGTAGCCTATTACTTAAGAACTCCACAATTAAGCATGCTTATCTTGGAGCAATTAAGGGATGAGTGACCTTGTCGGAAGTTTCCAAGAAAGCGTGTGAATGAGGACAAAACACGTTGAAAAGTCTCGTGTTAGTTTGTAGGAACAGTCAATGATCTTGAGAGCAATCGAGCAGTGTCAGAACTGATTTTCGAGATCTCACAAAAGTCTACCAACGGAGGATTATGACTAGCAAGGATATTGAGTGAAGTATCACCGTATGAAGTGTCATAGTGTGAGAATCGCTGAGAAGTCGACAATCAAGGGTGTTATAATAGTCACCAAACCGGTGATGTTACATCATTTGTGAATGAGATTTTGAGACAAGCAAAAGTGAAGCAGAGGTGCACATTTTTTAGACAAGCAGTGAGGGTCAATGGTACATGTTTTTGAGACAACCAATGAGGGTCAAGGGAGATCTTTCAGCCACCTATGTTTTCTCTGGTCATCGCGCCTATCTCCAGCCACCCGTGCTCTTGTCAAACCACTGTGGTGCAATGTTTGCCCCTTTCTCGCAATTATAGACTCAGTTGCACTTGCACTCTATTGGGTTGTTCTTCGTCCCTCTTTCACATATTCTCACTTACAgtgatattttttcaaaaaaataaataatttatttttcacattacTATTTTGGCCCATAGATCGATCTGTTTATTCGTGGGTTTTGACAGACCGAGTATggacctaaaaataaaaaccatttaTCTCATGAACCAAACTTATTCAGCCCATCTAAAATGCGAGCATTGTAGGTCGAGTTTTAATCGGACTGGACCGGTTCATATACTCatccttataaaatatagtGCTAGATGAGATCCACGTCCAATTCCCAAGTTAAAGTCAAAATTACTTTGTATTGCTTCAAATTATCATGTATTTGATCCATGCTTTTGGGGTTTAGATGTAAATCTAAACACAAGAATACAAAGATACATATCACGTCTCGAACATGTTAGCAAACAtgaacttataatatttttgcttCAGTGTCTCCAATGCATGTTCCTCCCATTTCTTTAGATGCTTCAGGTTGGACGTGGATCACATATGCCAAAAGCTAAATTAAACATGCACttaatatttgtaaattttcaaatttgagtttgaccaaagaaaaacaattttcgTTTCACAAACCTTAGCTCATATTGTATTTGATTAGAGAAACACTCAAATTTGATCTTTAAATTTTCCAAGCTCTTTCATTTTAGTCtttgacttgataaaattaaaaaaaataatccttaGATTTATAATTTGTCATTAATTTCTCTGTTAAGTATTTTCTATTAAGCTTAATGGATATGCCTAAACACACATGCAATATGTAGGAAAGACAATGGAGTACAGTGATAACTCTCACTTATCCAGTTGGATGAAAATCGGCTCTATATCCACACAAGTATATCCACAAATTTTATGAACATTCCTGGGTATCCATCAATATTtgctaaaacataaaatttaagtaaaaagaaaaaataaactaaaaataaataattttaaaacacgtatttaaaataaagttacatttttttcttataaactttaggactagaaaaaaaaatagtatcctggttcttttatttttcctctttcgaAACAGTATGCTGTAGACAAAAATGTTGTTCTCCCAAGTGAAAACTTAGTTCTTCTGGGATGATTTTCTTCCAACTTAGGCTGCATTGCAAGTTCATAAAATCATCTACTTCTCTAGTTCTGCTGAAAAAAAGTTTTAGGGAATAACCTTTAATAACTGAACAATGGAGAAGAGTCACTTGTGCCTTGCTTAAATCCTCGCTGCCGTAAGATGTATAAGCACTGCCACGATCTGTTGCCTTTGTTGGACTAccaaaatgacttttttttttactaatcatATATTATTGGTATGAAATTATTTCGTGAAAGTAGTCTTTtgacatgatttattttatatttaaacattaatcaaaatttaaattttaaatcatttaattaaaaaacatatttcaatgaataaaataacaaacGTTCGACCACATAAAGATTATTCTCCCTTAGATTAAACTAAATTATCTGAACAGCAATTGAACCCGTGAATTGGTAAATagtaacattttaattattgttttgtaGATTGGTACTACTCGGATTCCAATTCAGCTCTGTACCTTCATTGAAAAATGTAAACTAGTGTTTTCTGCTGCGTTTTTTCTGTCTAGATTGATAacttaacacattttttattttgctaagTCGACCAACATACCCAGTTCATAGGGAGCTGTTTCCCCTTGGCTAAAGGATCTCGAGTGGTCCACCGAAGCTGATACTATTGCTTCCCAATACAACCTTGATCAAGCACAAACATAAAACCTTTGAGGACTTTTCTATGTTTAGCACATCAAAGTTTGAAGCAGCCTAAGActatagcaaattacattaaccattatttattatttacaatttcgtatcaacaaataatttcacatgacttgtttatttttcaagttatgAAATGAAAAAATCCTCGAGAATAGTTTGAAATgtgaatgtttaaaaaaataacaaatttattattcatgACGGGATCTCATTGTTAACCTCCATGAGCTTGAGACACCAATTATATTACAAGCATATGATGACCAAGAGTCATACATGATCCAAGTGAAGCTTGGCAATTTTAAGGTGTAAATTCTcgcattgaaaagaaaaagtttaattaaaaacatctaagaaaatgaaggaaaacTCTTTTCTaattaagacaaaaataaataaataatcttgcgagacaatatataatatgctaaaattataaatagctTACCCAGCAgccaacaaaaacattaaattcgAACGCAAATTTAATtaggagaaaataaaatttctcatGTAAAACAATAACCTTTAGATGGGGTTAATTAATGTCCACCAAAAAAAACAGTGTATATTCATATGAAAATATACTTCCCGTGTTCCTATATACAAAGTACATAaccttcataaaaaaattaatcattaaaattttcaacaattcatttagattttttagatttgtttataaaattattagcaCCTCATTTGCTTCATTTCTTTCTacctaattaataatatatccaACAACtatttacattttataaaaagaaacaaaataaactaaAGAAATCATTCTAATCATCCACTGTTTTcatgagtttaaaaaaaattatcaaaattactaataattatcaaaaagttgttaagaattaagataatttgtaaGAAATTATTACAGTAACTACTTTAAAAAGTCTTAAACAAAAGACAAACCGAACTTCTAAAAAGATTCTCATAAACAAGGTTAATCCGAAacccaacaattttttaaaatatatcaaatttttaagATGTAAAAACAACCCCAATTTCTTAGGTCTGAAAACATCTATGATCTTAAATTTTCAAACATAAaacatgcaatttttttaacaaaatggcAATAAAAAATTCTCATCCACCTGTTCTTCATTCTCACGCAGTAAAAAAATTAGGGAGTTTTATATCTATATTCGTTTCCTTCAAACCAGCAAGAAAACAACAAGGATGAGAAAACTGgagaggcaaaaaaaaaaagaaaaactaaaaaaaacctCTTCTTTCTATGTAAGTTGGTGACACTACCGCACTAGCATCATGTACACACAGACATGTCAATGGACTCTGAAAATTTACAGCGAGAAAAACCCTCCCTCTAGTCAGAAACAAAAACAACCCACCATGTTTTGTTTGCATGTTTTGTCGAGTAGCTCAGCTTCACGTGATAgcgagagagaaagagaagaggacAGACACTAAACCCCAGCAAGTGGACCCACCCTTTCTACACAAAAGCGGAAAATAATAAGAGAACCACGAGGGGCAAAACCGTCACGCAAAACTTGGACGGCCGAGATGGCGCGTGGCCGCTCTCGAACTGAAGCGAATCAACGGCCAGCGGCATGTTCTCTTGGTCAGGACTACACTTGGACTCGTGAGGGTGCGCACTGTACATCATCGCACGCAGCACTGCCGAAACGGTAGGTATGTACGCCGTTTTGTTCTTCGCCAGAAGCCACGTTAACCCCATCAGTTGACAGTCCCGGTTGAACATTTTCTTCACCCTATCACTTCCCTTCGTCTCGTTTTTATACCCCTTCACcttcaaaaaccaaaaaagtaaaaataaataaataaataacattattatcatcaattaATCTTTCAATacctaaaaacaaaaatcctaAATAGTAGTGAAAACATGGTTCGGGACAAATTAGAAACGGTTCAATTCAACAATGTCGCAAAAGTTAaaccgaaaaaagaaaaaaaaaagtttctaatCTAATAATTCGTAAACGCACATGGGAAGTCATGTTCTCAGGTCAACCTGGTCGGGCAAAAAAGATGACTTATTTCTTCCCCTTCACTTTTCCTTTTGAATTTCGTTACCACTTCGTAGAACATTTGCACCCAACCCAAACAACTTTaccaaagttcaaaaaaaaaaaaatagtgtatatAAGTAAGGAAAGTGCTGTTTGAAATGGAGTTATTCCTAAActcaaattttaagataatattgtTAAGTAATTTTTGTTGGGTTTAATATTGAACTATTCACAATTCTTAGGAATAACTAAAAAATGTTCAATCTTCAACATGAAAAGGCATGCTAGCTATTTCATATTAACCAGTGATATAATAATGTATATAATCAAAGTAACAGCCTTTTAAAGAAAATCaacgaaaaaaaaacatgttaacaATTTCTTTTAACAAGTCATGAAGAATTAAGGTTGAATCATTGCAAGTAATACTCAAGTTTAATTGAGTTCAaactttaaaagaaataatttccgACCGAGACTGGATTAGTGAGGTCTCCTTCCTTGTGAACcggttaagacaaaaaaaattaggaattaattacaaaactggtgaatattttatatttcacaGCAATGTCACGTCACggtgaaaaaaaagtaataacttTTAGGGTTGATTGATAGAAGCTCAGAATAATGATATGATTGGAGTTACCTTTTGTAGGGCACCGAGGCATTTGGTGCAACCAGCGTAAGAGGAGTTACGGCAATTATTCTCGAGGTTGCGAACCGCAGCGGTTGGGGTGGCGTTCCTGTGAGAAAGCGAGACGTTAAACGCAGCGTTGCAGGTAAGCGACGTGATTTGGTGGAGTCTGATGCCGCAGAAGCAGAGAATAGCGTCGCACGTGGCGTTGGGCTGAGGGATTCGGATGTTGCGGGAGAGAAGCGAATCCTGGAGCGAGTTGACGCATTTTTGGGAGTCGTCGGGCATCATCGGAAGGTCGGCGGAGGACGGAGGAGGGGCGGCGGAGACATCAAGAGCGGTGCGGGCGTGAGCGGCGAAGAGCCAGGCGGCGAGGACGGGGCAGCAGCGGCTCCGGTCGAGGTCCTTGCCGCAGGCATCCTTGACGCCGCCGAAGAGCTCGTCGGAGAGGTCGAGGCGGCAGGTTAGGGCCTGGGTCTGGACAGGAAAGGCGGGGACAGTGTTGGAGCCCGGTTCGAGAGGCTGGTTGGGGTCGCTCACCGGTTCGGAGAGTAAACCGGCACGAGAAAAAGGTAGTAGGAATAGTAGTGACGTAAAGAAAGTAAGGTAAAGGCATGCGAGAGTGGGGATGGGGGGGAATGATTGCATTTTTTGGGGGTTTTGTTTGGGATTGGAGGAaatgaaaaagggggaggaaGATGGGGATGGGTTGAAAAAATGATAACTTGGAAAGGGAAGAGAGGTTCCTTACTGGGATGatgtttttgttgaaaattttaataggaagaaagaagaaaggtgGGGAGATTCAAGGGACATTGGTAGTATTATATGGTACTATTTGAATTGGTTTGAGATTCGTAGAGGCATGATTTGATTGGGGCGTGTTGGCTATAACAATAGTGCATGCTAAGGAGGTGCTAAAATCGAGACAGCGCGGGCTGGTTTGGGTAAAAAGGTTAGGATTTTCTGGCGTTTGCTTTGGACCCTGCCGGTAGTGGTGTTTCTCTCACTGCTTTGTGCTCTTTGACAAAGTGGATTAATTTAAGGGCTATTTACCATTATAGCACTGTCAATAAAGCTGTGGAGATTATTGTGCACCTTAAGAGTGtgtttttgatatattttatttaatttttaatttttaataattatttaaaataatattttttaaaacgttaatttttaatttattttcttttttatttttaaaca harbors:
- the LOC100785994 gene encoding uncharacterized GPI-anchored protein At4g28100, with amino-acid sequence MQSFPPIPTLACLYLTFFTSLLFLLPFSRAGLLSEPVSDPNQPLEPGSNTVPAFPVQTQALTCRLDLSDELFGGVKDACGKDLDRSRCCPVLAAWLFAAHARTALDVSAAPPPSSADLPMMPDDSQKCVNSLQDSLLSRNIRIPQPNATCDAILCFCGIRLHQITSLTCNAAFNVSLSHRNATPTAAVRNLENNCRNSSYAGCTKCLGALQKVKGYKNETKGSDRVKKMFNRDCQLMGLTWLLAKNKTAYIPTVSAVLRAMMYSAHPHESKCSPDQENMPLAVDSLQFESGHAPSRPSKFCVTVLPLVVLLLFSAFV